One stretch of Chitinophaga pendula DNA includes these proteins:
- a CDS encoding TolC family protein, with product MKRLKLSLILFLGIGVYNGYAQSELSLQECLKYALTNNQQLARIRMEEDMGRFKTSEVRAKALPQLNGSASYTNNIKKPVFPVPGEFFNQPGTTQLLTAGLTHNIAAGAELSQQVFNQQVFTGLKAAKAGEEYYRMQSAQTEETVIYNVTKLYYNALVTREKMTVLDANIDKLGQLVKTVASQLENGLAKKIDLDRIKVSLTNYKTQRTNLNNQFQVQLNTLKQAMGMSMENNVDLPRTSFKEIESKAATVSDFGGITLDNRIEYRLLNKQQELQEFQKRAYVAEYYPTVSIGGSYNYNGVSDKFDMFKSKSGGSTTNWYDVAAVKLTLNIPIFDGFARRSRVNQANVTLRQLQKQKEETALALSTEYENAKLNVRNNLSTIQSQKDNVDLANEVYGSTQNNYNLGLANLTDLLDAETSLAEAQNNYNEALLQYKLAELDIIKSNGRLKTLAQ from the coding sequence ATGAAAAGGTTAAAATTGTCACTTATCCTTTTTTTGGGGATAGGTGTGTACAACGGGTATGCCCAATCGGAACTATCTCTCCAGGAATGCCTGAAATATGCGCTGACTAACAACCAGCAACTAGCCAGGATCCGGATGGAAGAAGATATGGGCCGCTTCAAAACCAGTGAAGTACGCGCTAAAGCACTACCTCAACTCAATGGTAGCGCTTCTTATACCAACAATATCAAAAAACCAGTGTTCCCCGTACCTGGCGAATTCTTTAACCAACCTGGTACCACACAACTACTGACCGCTGGCCTTACTCACAACATCGCAGCAGGCGCCGAACTGTCTCAGCAAGTCTTCAACCAACAGGTGTTTACCGGCCTCAAAGCCGCTAAAGCAGGCGAAGAATACTATCGCATGCAATCCGCCCAGACCGAAGAAACCGTCATCTATAACGTAACCAAACTATATTACAACGCACTGGTAACACGCGAAAAAATGACCGTACTTGATGCCAACATCGACAAACTCGGTCAACTGGTGAAAACAGTCGCCTCACAACTCGAAAACGGATTGGCCAAAAAGATCGACCTCGATCGTATCAAAGTAAGTCTCACCAACTATAAAACACAACGTACCAACCTGAATAACCAATTCCAGGTACAACTCAATACACTCAAACAGGCAATGGGAATGTCCATGGAAAATAACGTAGACCTCCCTCGCACCTCCTTCAAAGAAATCGAAAGTAAAGCCGCTACCGTAAGCGATTTCGGCGGGATCACACTCGACAATAGGATTGAATACAGATTACTCAATAAACAACAGGAACTGCAGGAATTCCAGAAAAGAGCCTACGTAGCCGAATACTACCCTACCGTATCTATCGGTGGAAGCTATAACTACAATGGCGTCAGCGACAAATTCGATATGTTCAAATCCAAATCCGGCGGCTCTACCACCAATTGGTACGATGTAGCTGCCGTAAAACTCACCTTGAACATACCCATCTTCGACGGATTTGCCCGCCGCTCCAGGGTCAACCAAGCCAACGTGACCCTCCGCCAACTGCAAAAACAAAAAGAAGAAACAGCCCTGGCACTGAGCACCGAATACGAAAACGCTAAACTCAACGTAAGGAACAACCTGTCTACCATACAGTCCCAAAAAGACAACGTAGACCTGGCCAACGAAGTGTATGGCTCTACACAAAACAACTACAACCTGGGCCTCGCCAATCTGACAGACCTGCTCGATGCAGAAACCTCACTGGCAGAAGCACAGAACAACTATAACGAAGCGCTGCTGCAATACAAACTCGCAGAACTCGATATCATCAAATCAAATGGCCGGCTTAAAACACTGGCACAATAA
- a CDS encoding TetR/AcrR family transcriptional regulator: MEVRERIIETALRLFKLYGIKSVTMSDISREAGISKKTIYEHFRDKEELVQEVMDRLLQTHVEQLKAYSENATNAIEESINGLKYIEVVAKSVNPVMLYEIQKYHPAIWIKIEAFKRDCIFYNIKENLKRGIIEGVYRSNLKLDIIARMRQLQLESPFEPTQFPVGQFDLHAVMHQVTEHFILGIATLKGHKLANKYLQIQEDE, from the coding sequence ATGGAGGTGAGAGAAAGAATAATAGAAACGGCATTAAGACTATTCAAACTGTATGGAATCAAAAGTGTAACAATGTCCGATATCTCCCGCGAAGCAGGGATATCAAAAAAAACGATCTACGAACACTTCCGGGATAAGGAAGAACTCGTACAGGAAGTAATGGACAGATTGTTACAAACGCACGTCGAACAGCTGAAAGCCTACTCGGAAAATGCAACTAACGCCATCGAAGAGTCGATCAACGGCCTGAAATATATAGAAGTAGTGGCCAAAAGTGTAAATCCGGTCATGCTCTACGAGATACAAAAGTATCACCCGGCTATCTGGATCAAAATTGAAGCATTCAAAAGAGACTGTATTTTTTATAACATTAAAGAAAACTTGAAAAGAGGTATCATCGAAGGAGTGTACCGTAGCAACCTGAAATTGGATATTATAGCCCGCATGCGCCAACTTCAGCTAGAATCACCCTTCGAACCCACCCAGTTTCCGGTAGGTCAGTTCGACCTCCATGCCGTGATGCACCAGGTAACAGAACATTTCATCCTGGGTATCGCCACCCTTAAAGGTCACAAACTGGCAAACAAATACCTCCAGATTCAGGAAGACGAATAA
- a CDS encoding efflux RND transporter periplasmic adaptor subunit, which produces MKKIIIWGLITVGAVVLIMWKLGANKKANEEKTEFVKKSNSGDVPVLIAKVAKTDLSQGFLANGNFQPVRELTYLAEVSGRITQLLVDEGSFVKQGQNIARIDDEIVNTDLQQARANLEQLKVDKERYENAFKTGGVTQKQVDDIRLQYDLSRSKYEAANRRTRDTYVKAPIQGVINKKYIELGAYLSPGTKMFDIVDVSKLKLSVSVPEGQVVNLKEGQTVKVTSNVFPEANFEGRITFIAAKGDNTLNYPVEMEVNNSKDKTLRAGMYGTAHFETPDATPTILIPRTAFVGGVNSNQIYVMEGNVAKLRKVVAARILGDQVEIREGLNEGETVITSGQINLVDGSKVIVQK; this is translated from the coding sequence ATGAAAAAGATTATTATCTGGGGCTTGATTACTGTTGGAGCCGTGGTCCTGATCATGTGGAAGCTGGGCGCGAACAAAAAGGCCAACGAAGAAAAAACCGAATTTGTAAAGAAAAGCAATAGCGGAGATGTACCTGTACTGATAGCTAAAGTCGCTAAAACAGACCTCTCTCAAGGCTTCCTCGCAAATGGTAACTTCCAGCCCGTTCGCGAACTCACCTACCTCGCTGAAGTATCCGGCCGTATCACCCAATTGCTGGTCGACGAAGGTTCCTTCGTTAAACAAGGACAAAACATCGCCCGTATTGACGACGAAATCGTTAATACCGACCTCCAGCAAGCCAGAGCTAATCTCGAACAACTCAAAGTAGATAAAGAAAGATATGAGAACGCCTTCAAAACAGGGGGCGTAACCCAAAAACAAGTAGACGATATCCGCCTCCAATACGATCTTTCCAGATCCAAATACGAGGCCGCCAATCGCCGTACCCGCGATACCTACGTAAAAGCGCCCATCCAAGGCGTTATCAATAAAAAATATATCGAACTGGGAGCATACCTCTCACCAGGTACCAAAATGTTCGATATCGTAGATGTTTCCAAACTCAAATTGTCCGTATCCGTACCGGAAGGACAAGTGGTGAACCTCAAAGAAGGCCAGACCGTGAAAGTGACCTCCAATGTCTTCCCGGAAGCCAACTTTGAAGGCCGTATCACCTTTATCGCAGCAAAAGGTGATAACACCCTCAACTACCCAGTAGAAATGGAAGTGAACAATAGCAAGGACAAAACTTTGAGAGCAGGCATGTACGGCACGGCGCACTTTGAAACGCCGGATGCAACACCTACCATCCTCATCCCACGCACCGCTTTCGTTGGTGGTGTCAACAGCAACCAGATATACGTGATGGAAGGCAATGTGGCTAAGTTGCGCAAGGTAGTAGCAGCTCGCATCCTGGGCGATCAGGTAGAGATACGTGAAGGCCTCAACGAAGGAGAAACCGTGATCACCAGTGGTCAGATTAACCTGGTTGACGGATCCAAAGTAATCGTGCAGAAATAA
- a CDS encoding pyridoxal phosphate-dependent aminotransferase, with protein sequence MKLSHLAETLIGSEIIKLAGEIKEKQAKGEKIYNFTIGDFDPNVFPIPAEFEQEIITAYKQHFTNYPPADGILELRTAVGDFIREREQLDYDPTKEIVISCGGRPIIYAVYRTIVDRGEKVIYATPSWNNNHYTHFLEAEHVVLETSPENDFMPTAAELKPLLKGATLLALCSPQNPTGTTFGKQQLEEICDLVLEENKSRGADEKPLFVMFDQMYWVLTFGATQHHNPVSLRPEMKNYTIFIDGMSKAFAGTGVRVGWAFGPAAVIGKMKAILSHVGAWSPMAEQKAAARYLVQKDNVDAYLKHFKGEVEERLQKIYDGFSSLKQAGHQVDAIAPQAAIYLTIKLDLVGKQTAAGTKLEDQAAVTSYILDEAKLAVVPFYAFGSARNSPWYRLSVGTCVKEEIPAMLEKLKAALESLK encoded by the coding sequence ATGAAACTTTCTCATTTAGCCGAGACACTGATTGGTTCTGAAATTATTAAACTGGCCGGTGAAATAAAGGAGAAACAGGCTAAGGGGGAAAAGATCTATAATTTCACGATCGGCGACTTCGACCCGAATGTATTCCCCATCCCCGCCGAATTCGAACAAGAGATCATCACTGCCTATAAACAACATTTTACCAATTACCCGCCCGCTGATGGTATCCTCGAACTGCGTACCGCCGTTGGAGACTTCATCCGAGAACGCGAACAACTGGACTACGACCCCACAAAAGAGATCGTTATCTCCTGCGGTGGCCGTCCTATTATATATGCCGTTTACAGAACCATCGTAGACCGTGGCGAAAAAGTAATCTACGCAACCCCTTCCTGGAACAATAACCACTATACCCACTTCCTCGAAGCCGAACACGTAGTACTCGAAACCTCCCCGGAAAACGACTTCATGCCCACCGCCGCAGAACTTAAACCACTGCTCAAAGGTGCAACACTCCTGGCCCTCTGCTCCCCGCAGAACCCCACCGGTACCACCTTTGGCAAACAACAACTGGAAGAGATCTGCGACCTCGTACTCGAAGAGAACAAAAGCCGCGGCGCCGACGAAAAACCATTATTCGTAATGTTCGACCAGATGTACTGGGTACTCACCTTCGGTGCTACACAACACCACAACCCGGTATCCCTCCGCCCCGAAATGAAAAACTATACCATCTTCATCGATGGTATGAGTAAAGCATTCGCCGGTACCGGCGTAAGAGTTGGTTGGGCATTCGGCCCCGCTGCCGTAATCGGTAAAATGAAAGCCATCCTCTCCCACGTAGGTGCCTGGAGCCCAATGGCCGAACAAAAAGCCGCCGCCCGCTACCTCGTGCAGAAAGACAACGTAGACGCCTATCTCAAACACTTCAAAGGCGAAGTAGAAGAAAGATTACAGAAAATATACGATGGCTTCTCCTCCCTCAAACAAGCCGGTCACCAGGTAGATGCCATCGCCCCTCAGGCAGCTATCTACCTGACCATCAAACTAGACCTCGTAGGCAAACAAACCGCCGCCGGTACCAAACTGGAAGACCAGGCCGCCGTTACTTCCTACATCCTCGATGAAGCCAAACTGGCCGTAGTACCATTCTACGCCTTCGGCTCCGCCAGGAATTCCCCCTGGTACCGCCTCAGCGTAGGTACCTGCGTTAAGGAAGAGATCCCTGCTATGCTGGAAAAATTGAAAGCAGCACTCGAAAGTTTAAAATAG
- a CDS encoding TetR/AcrR family transcriptional regulator, which produces MHTESKHTESKDEMRERILEAALKRFTHYSASKTTMNEIAEDLHCSKASLYYYFPDKKGLHIAVLEKIGELYFSELEAEIEDVKQASKTLFRLIDVRHDFVRRFCRLELFKVLNDPSFHNEEIMKKVKERELKLLVTVFEVGVKTGEFNISKNNIRQMAELYSLAMIGLRFSVLEGKDQINIDEEDFSAVSKQQKLLTEVFVNGLKY; this is translated from the coding sequence ATGCATACCGAGAGTAAACATACCGAGAGCAAAGATGAAATGCGGGAGCGGATACTCGAAGCTGCGCTGAAGCGATTTACTCACTATAGTGCCTCTAAAACCACTATGAACGAGATCGCAGAAGATCTGCACTGCTCTAAAGCATCATTATATTATTACTTCCCCGATAAAAAGGGACTACATATAGCCGTACTCGAAAAGATCGGCGAACTATACTTCTCTGAACTGGAAGCTGAGATCGAAGATGTAAAACAAGCATCCAAAACACTCTTCCGCCTTATAGACGTACGCCACGACTTCGTCCGCCGCTTCTGCCGCCTCGAGTTGTTCAAAGTACTTAATGACCCCTCCTTCCATAATGAGGAGATCATGAAGAAGGTAAAAGAAAGAGAACTCAAATTATTGGTAACAGTATTCGAAGTAGGAGTCAAAACCGGCGAATTCAATATCAGTAAAAATAATATCCGCCAAATGGCAGAGCTGTATAGCCTGGCTATGATAGGTCTACGCTTCTCCGTACTGGAAGGCAAAGACCAGATAAATATCGATGAAGAAGACTTCTCCGCAGTATCCAAACAACAGAAACTACTGACCGAAGTATTCGTCAACGGGTTGAAATATTAG